A region from the Polaribacter sp. Hel1_33_78 genome encodes:
- a CDS encoding DUF6427 family protein has protein sequence MLANFLNKTKPINFIGLLIFFFLCFSFSVFFTIFYDGFTLDKLLKSGILLLLFLGVFFFYNFILSKNKLTFDNSYAYFIFTLLTVCILPELINYKSLLLTIIYFLFLRKTYSLRSSKKVIQKLFDSGLWLGVLFIFEPFSILFLILIFTGTYLHQKITIHTILTPIIAFITPIFLYFTYFFWVDKTQEFNELFSFKSNFDFQVYEAPKYYWFIISIFIFSLFSVIFKSIATIAISNTFRRSWYLLIINLLTVILFLILLPVKNGSELLYVLFPVSVVIANGIELIDKKKMKDLVLYIFLVGCIFLSFFL, from the coding sequence ATGCTAGCCAATTTTTTAAACAAAACTAAACCAATCAATTTTATAGGTTTATTGATTTTCTTTTTTCTTTGCTTCTCTTTTAGCGTTTTTTTTACTATTTTCTATGATGGTTTTACGCTAGACAAACTTTTAAAAAGTGGCATTTTATTACTCCTTTTTTTAGGTGTTTTTTTCTTCTACAATTTTATTCTCAGCAAGAATAAATTAACTTTTGATAATTCTTACGCCTATTTTATTTTCACACTTTTAACAGTTTGTATTTTACCTGAATTAATAAATTACAAAAGTTTACTTCTAACGATTATTTACTTCCTTTTTTTGCGAAAAACATACAGTCTGCGATCCTCTAAAAAAGTAATCCAAAAATTATTTGACAGTGGTTTATGGCTAGGTGTTTTATTTATTTTTGAACCTTTTTCAATTTTGTTTTTAATTCTAATTTTTACGGGAACCTACTTGCATCAAAAAATAACAATTCACACCATTTTGACCCCTATTATAGCTTTTATAACTCCCATATTTCTTTATTTTACTTACTTTTTCTGGGTTGATAAAACGCAGGAGTTTAACGAACTTTTTAGTTTTAAATCCAATTTTGACTTTCAAGTTTATGAAGCTCCAAAATACTATTGGTTTATTATCAGTATTTTTATTTTTTCTTTGTTTTCTGTAATTTTTAAATCCATTGCAACCATTGCCATAAGTAATACCTTTAGAAGAAGTTGGTATTTATTAATTATTAATTTACTAACGGTAATTCTTTTTTTAATTCTGTTACCTGTAAAAAACGGTTCTGAACTTTTGTATGTACTTTTTCCTGTTTCAGTAGTTATTGCAAACGGAATTGAGTTAATCGATAAAAAAAAGATGAAAGACTTAGTTTTATATATCTTTTTAGTGGGTTGTATTTTTCTCAGTTTTTTCTTATAA
- the upp gene encoding uracil phosphoribosyltransferase, with the protein MEIHHIGENNSVLNTFISEIRDKKIQKDSLRFRRNIERIGEILSYELSKSLLYSSVSIETPLGEKKEQLPNNDLVVCSVLRAGLPLHQGLLNYFDKAENAFISAYRHHPKDNDEFEIVVEYFASPEIKNKTFLLADPMLATGQSLVAVHEAIKKYGTPKELHIIVVIGSKEGIDHIEENFPENTHLWIAAIDDELNSKGYIVPGLGDAGDLAFGEKL; encoded by the coding sequence ATGGAAATACATCATATAGGAGAAAACAACTCGGTTTTAAATACTTTTATTTCTGAAATTAGAGACAAAAAAATTCAAAAAGATTCTTTGCGCTTTAGAAGAAATATAGAGAGAATTGGAGAGATTTTAAGTTATGAATTAAGTAAAAGCCTTTTGTATTCAAGTGTTTCTATAGAGACTCCTTTAGGAGAAAAGAAAGAGCAATTGCCAAACAATGACTTGGTTGTATGCTCGGTTTTAAGAGCTGGTTTGCCTTTGCATCAAGGATTGTTGAATTATTTTGATAAAGCTGAAAATGCATTCATTTCTGCATATAGACATCATCCTAAAGATAATGATGAATTTGAAATTGTTGTAGAGTATTTTGCTTCACCAGAAATAAAAAATAAAACCTTTTTATTGGCGGATCCAATGTTGGCCACTGGTCAATCTTTAGTGGCGGTTCATGAGGCTATAAAAAAATATGGTACTCCAAAAGAATTGCATATTATTGTTGTTATTGGTTCTAAAGAAGGAATAGATCATATTGAAGAAAATTTTCCAGAAAACACCCATTTATGGATTGCTGCTATTGACGATGAGTTAAATAGTAAAGGGTATATTGTACCAGGTTTAGGAGATGCGGGTGATTTAGCTTTTGGGGAGAAATTATAA
- a CDS encoding DMT family transporter yields the protein MNKRVLALIAVSIATLIYGVTFTIAKEVMPLYIKPYAFIFLRVSGGTMVFWFAGLFIKPQKIDKEDYKKILLASFFGITLNMLAFFKGLSLTTPISASVMMVTSPIMVLIFSSILIRKRIGKQRILGVFIGLVGAILLITYGNSSQNHGNNNNLGNFLVFLNAASYGLYLVLAKNLIAKYNPIVFVKWLYLIGLIFVIPFSYHEITEVVWQDIPRNMYWNIGFVIIFTTCVTYLFNLYGLSKLKPTTVSVFIYLQPVIATIYALIVGSDSLNLIKISATIIIFLGVYLVTKQVGKPTK from the coding sequence ATGAATAAAAGAGTCTTAGCCTTAATTGCTGTCTCTATAGCAACCTTAATTTATGGAGTAACATTTACCATTGCTAAAGAAGTTATGCCGCTTTATATAAAACCTTATGCTTTTATTTTTTTAAGAGTTTCTGGAGGTACCATGGTGTTTTGGTTTGCTGGCTTATTTATAAAACCTCAGAAAATAGATAAAGAGGACTATAAAAAAATCTTACTCGCCTCCTTTTTTGGCATTACATTAAACATGCTTGCTTTTTTTAAAGGATTAAGTCTTACGACCCCTATAAGTGCCTCGGTAATGATGGTAACCTCCCCGATAATGGTGCTCATTTTTTCGAGTATACTTATTAGAAAAAGAATTGGGAAACAAAGAATTTTAGGTGTATTTATTGGTCTAGTTGGTGCAATTTTATTAATTACATACGGTAATTCTTCTCAAAATCATGGGAACAACAATAACTTGGGCAATTTTTTAGTTTTTCTAAATGCAGCTTCTTATGGATTGTATTTGGTATTGGCAAAAAACTTAATCGCTAAATACAACCCAATTGTATTCGTAAAATGGTTGTATTTAATTGGATTAATTTTTGTAATTCCTTTTTCATATCATGAAATAACTGAAGTAGTTTGGCAAGACATTCCTAGAAATATGTACTGGAATATTGGTTTTGTAATTATTTTTACAACTTGTGTAACCTATCTTTTTAACCTGTATGGTTTGTCAAAACTAAAACCCACAACTGTTAGTGTTTTTATCTATTTACAACCCGTAATCGCTACTATTTACGCGTTAATTGTTGGAAGTGATTCTCTAAATTTGATTAAAATTTCGGCAACAATAATCATTTTTTTAGGTGTGTATTTAGTTACCAAACAAGTAGGGAAACCAACAAAATAA
- a CDS encoding YicC family protein, giving the protein MTGYGKSVLQLPTKKVTIEIKSLNSKNLDLNVRIPSYYKEKELAVRKRLASALVRGKVDFSIFIEMTADETSTTINHGVVNQYIQQLRNVVQTGNSDDVALLRMAIAMPDALKTERAELDENEWNLINKNIEEAIKEIVQYRIDEAASLELDFRERITNIRKYLEEVYSFDADRIENVKARLQKAIDDLKVETDQNRFEQELIYYLEKLDINEEKVRLTNHLDYFLQTLETPDSNGKKLGFIVQEMGREINTTGSKANFAPMQKAVIQMKNELEQIKEQILNVL; this is encoded by the coding sequence ATGACTGGTTATGGAAAATCTGTATTACAGCTTCCGACAAAAAAAGTAACGATAGAGATAAAATCTTTAAATAGCAAAAACTTAGATTTAAACGTCAGAATTCCTTCTTATTATAAAGAAAAAGAATTAGCAGTTCGTAAAAGATTAGCTAGTGCTCTAGTTAGAGGAAAGGTAGATTTTTCAATTTTTATTGAAATGACAGCTGATGAAACTTCTACGACCATAAATCATGGCGTTGTAAACCAATACATTCAGCAATTAAGAAACGTTGTTCAAACTGGCAATTCTGATGATGTAGCACTTTTAAGAATGGCAATTGCAATGCCAGATGCATTAAAAACAGAACGTGCAGAATTAGATGAAAACGAGTGGAATCTCATCAACAAAAATATTGAGGAAGCAATTAAAGAAATTGTGCAGTATCGGATTGATGAAGCTGCTTCTTTAGAACTAGATTTTAGAGAAAGAATTACCAACATAAGAAAATATTTAGAAGAAGTATATTCTTTTGATGCTGATAGAATTGAAAACGTAAAAGCACGTTTGCAAAAAGCGATTGATGATTTAAAAGTTGAAACAGATCAAAATCGTTTTGAACAAGAATTAATTTACTATCTAGAAAAATTAGATATTAATGAAGAAAAAGTTCGTTTGACAAATCATTTAGATTATTTCCTACAAACTTTAGAAACTCCTGATTCTAATGGAAAAAAACTAGGGTTTATTGTTCAAGAAATGGGAAGAGAAATAAATACAACGGGCTCTAAAGCCAATTTTGCACCGATGCAAAAAGCGGTAATTCAAATGAAAAACGAGCTAGAACAAATTAAAGAACAAATTTTAAATGTATTATAA
- the gmk gene encoding guanylate kinase, translating to MSDFKGKLIVFSAPSGSGKTTIVRHLLKQKRFNLEFSISATSREPRGFEKDGEDYYFISLKEFKNNIKNDKFLEWEEVYRDNFYGTLKTEIERIWGLKKHVIFDIDVVGGLRIKKKYPEETLSVFVKPPSVDELKIRLKKRKTESEEKINMRIAKASVELATAPQFDKIIKNYELEVALKEAEELVTQFLED from the coding sequence ATGTCAGATTTTAAAGGAAAATTAATTGTCTTTTCTGCACCTTCTGGTTCAGGTAAAACTACCATTGTTCGGCATTTATTAAAGCAAAAAAGATTTAATTTAGAATTCTCAATATCGGCAACTTCTAGAGAACCTAGAGGTTTTGAAAAAGATGGAGAAGACTATTATTTTATTTCTTTAAAAGAGTTTAAAAATAATATTAAAAACGATAAATTTTTAGAATGGGAAGAAGTGTATAGAGATAATTTCTATGGAACTTTAAAAACTGAAATTGAACGTATTTGGGGCTTAAAAAAACACGTTATTTTTGATATTGATGTTGTTGGAGGATTGCGTATTAAAAAGAAATATCCAGAAGAAACATTATCTGTTTTTGTGAAACCACCAAGTGTAGATGAGTTGAAAATCCGTTTGAAAAAACGAAAAACTGAAAGTGAAGAAAAAATAAATATGCGAATTGCAAAAGCCTCTGTAGAATTGGCAACTGCACCACAGTTTGATAAAATTATTAAAAATTACGAATTAGAAGTTGCTTTAAAAGAAGCCGAAGAACTCGTTACACAGTTTTTAGAAGATTAA
- the nadD gene encoding nicotinate (nicotinamide) nucleotide adenylyltransferase has translation MKIGLYFGTFNPIHVGHLIIANHMVEHSDLDEIWMVVTPHNPFKKKSSLLENHHRFELVYRATESYQKIKPCDIEFKLPQPNYTVHTLAHISDLFPEKEFCLIMGEDNLKSLHKWKNYETILAHHHVYIYPRIAEGTIEHQFKKHPKIHTVNAPIVEISSTMIRNGIKDKKNIRPLLTKEVWEYLDEMNFYKK, from the coding sequence ATGAAAATAGGATTATACTTTGGCACATTCAATCCAATTCACGTAGGTCATTTAATTATTGCCAATCATATGGTAGAACATTCCGATTTAGATGAAATATGGATGGTTGTAACCCCTCATAATCCGTTTAAAAAGAAAAGTTCTTTATTAGAAAATCACCATCGATTTGAACTCGTTTACAGAGCAACAGAAAGTTACCAAAAAATTAAACCTTGTGATATTGAGTTTAAATTACCACAACCTAATTATACAGTTCATACATTAGCACATATCTCTGATTTATTTCCAGAAAAAGAATTTTGTTTAATTATGGGTGAAGACAATTTAAAGAGTCTTCATAAATGGAAAAACTATGAAACCATTTTAGCGCACCATCATGTCTATATTTATCCCAGAATTGCTGAAGGAACGATAGAACATCAATTTAAAAAGCATCCAAAAATTCATACCGTTAATGCGCCTATTGTAGAAATTTCATCAACAATGATAAGAAACGGAATTAAGGACAAAAAGAACATTAGGCCTCTATTAACCAAAGAAGTTTGGGAATACTTAGATGAAATGAATTTTTATAAAAAATAG
- a CDS encoding M23 family metallopeptidase, with protein sequence MENQNKQKGKLKQKLTDKYRLVVLNEDTFEERFSLKLSLLNVFVLGGVFSFLLILVTTFFITFTSIKEYIPGYSSTDLKIKATKLAFQTDSLKRKLDVLQDFTKALQPILTGEIEAEAIDSVNLLDRINIQDSLLNATREDSLFREKIESQDRFPIQNNAATNVKIVFFAPLNGSISEGFDAKKNHLAVDIVAKKNSAVKATADGTVIFSGWTTETGYVIILKHAYDYISVYKHNGNLLKEQGDFVKSGEVIASVGSSGELTTGPHLHFELWSGGYAINPINLIDFK encoded by the coding sequence TTGGAGAATCAAAACAAACAAAAAGGAAAATTAAAACAAAAACTAACTGACAAATACAGATTGGTTGTTTTAAATGAAGACACTTTCGAAGAACGTTTTTCTCTAAAATTATCGTTATTAAATGTTTTTGTTCTGGGTGGTGTTTTTTCATTTTTATTGATTTTAGTCACAACTTTTTTCATAACATTTACATCAATAAAAGAGTACATCCCTGGCTACTCCTCTACAGACTTAAAAATAAAAGCAACAAAACTCGCTTTTCAGACAGATTCGTTAAAAAGAAAATTAGATGTTTTACAAGATTTTACCAAAGCATTGCAACCTATTTTAACTGGTGAAATTGAAGCAGAAGCTATCGATTCTGTAAACTTGTTAGACAGAATTAATATTCAAGATAGTTTATTAAACGCTACTAGAGAAGATTCTCTTTTTAGAGAAAAAATAGAAAGTCAAGATCGTTTTCCAATTCAAAATAATGCGGCAACAAATGTAAAAATTGTGTTTTTTGCTCCTTTAAATGGTTCAATTTCGGAAGGTTTTGATGCTAAAAAAAATCATTTAGCTGTAGATATTGTTGCTAAAAAAAACTCGGCAGTAAAAGCAACTGCAGACGGAACTGTTATTTTCTCTGGCTGGACCACAGAAACTGGATACGTAATTATTTTGAAACACGCTTATGATTATATTTCTGTTTACAAACACAATGGAAATCTACTTAAAGAACAAGGAGATTTTGTAAAATCTGGAGAAGTAATTGCGAGTGTTGGTTCTTCTGGAGAACTTACCACTGGGCCACATTTACATTTTGAACTATGGAGTGGTGGTTATGCAATAAACCCTATAAATTTGATTGATTTTAAATAA
- a CDS encoding GH3 auxin-responsive promoter family protein, with the protein MSIKAIFAIPFAKFATKRVSKWSNKPHKTQDKVFKKLISKAKNTAFGKDHDFKNIVSYNDFKDRVKVTDYEGLRAYVDRIVAGESDVLWIGKPLYFAKTSGTTSGAKYIPITKESMPTHIKAARNALLFYIAEKKDASFVNGKMIFLQGSPILSNKNGIKLGRLSGIVAHYVPKYLLKNRLPTWETNCIEDWDTKVNAIVEETMNEDMSVISGIPSWVQMYFEKLIEKTGKSISELFPNFNFFIYGGVNFEPYKNKFENLIGKKINYIELYPASEGFIAYQDSQTAKGMLLQLNSGIFYEFIPANEFYQENPTRISLKDVKMGMNYVIILNTTAGLWGYNIGDTVEFTSTKPYRIKVTGRIKHFISAFGEHVIGKEVEKALNDSILNTNTTISEFTVAPQVNPENGLPYHEWFIEFENEPNNLLEFATKIDASMQAQNIYYLDLIAGKVLQQLVIRKVKKGGFHEYMKSIGKFGGQNKIPQLSDDRKIADVLQNFLVD; encoded by the coding sequence ATGAGCATAAAAGCTATATTTGCAATTCCGTTTGCCAAATTTGCCACAAAAAGAGTTTCTAAGTGGTCAAACAAGCCTCATAAAACACAAGACAAAGTTTTTAAAAAACTAATTTCTAAAGCAAAAAATACCGCTTTTGGGAAAGATCATGATTTTAAGAATATTGTTTCTTATAACGATTTTAAAGATCGTGTTAAAGTTACTGATTACGAAGGTTTAAGAGCCTATGTAGATAGAATTGTTGCTGGTGAATCTGATGTTCTTTGGATAGGAAAACCGCTTTATTTTGCCAAAACTTCTGGCACAACTTCTGGTGCTAAATACATTCCTATCACCAAAGAATCTATGCCTACTCATATTAAAGCGGCCAGAAATGCCTTGCTGTTTTATATTGCAGAAAAAAAGGATGCAAGTTTTGTAAACGGTAAAATGATTTTTTTACAAGGAAGTCCTATCTTAAGCAATAAAAATGGGATAAAACTGGGTAGATTAAGTGGGATTGTGGCACATTATGTTCCGAAATATTTATTAAAAAATAGACTACCAACCTGGGAAACTAACTGCATAGAAGATTGGGACACCAAAGTAAATGCAATTGTAGAAGAAACCATGAACGAAGACATGTCTGTAATTAGCGGAATTCCTTCTTGGGTTCAAATGTATTTTGAAAAATTGATTGAAAAAACAGGGAAATCAATCTCAGAATTATTTCCGAATTTTAATTTCTTCATCTATGGTGGTGTAAATTTTGAACCTTATAAGAATAAGTTTGAAAATTTAATTGGTAAAAAAATAAATTATATCGAATTATATCCTGCCTCTGAAGGGTTTATTGCCTATCAAGATTCGCAAACAGCAAAAGGAATGTTATTGCAATTAAACTCAGGGATCTTTTATGAGTTTATTCCTGCTAACGAATTTTATCAAGAAAACCCTACAAGAATATCTTTAAAGGATGTTAAAATGGGCATGAATTACGTAATCATTTTAAATACCACTGCAGGTCTTTGGGGTTATAATATTGGCGACACCGTTGAATTTACATCCACAAAACCCTACCGAATAAAAGTTACCGGTAGAATTAAACATTTTATATCCGCCTTTGGCGAACATGTTATTGGTAAAGAAGTTGAGAAAGCTTTAAACGATTCTATTTTAAATACAAATACCACTATTAGTGAGTTTACGGTGGCTCCTCAAGTAAATCCTGAAAATGGCTTGCCTTATCACGAATGGTTTATCGAATTTGAAAATGAGCCAAACAATTTACTCGAATTTGCAACCAAAATTGATGCTTCCATGCAAGCCCAAAATATTTATTATTTAGATTTAATTGCAGGTAAAGTTTTACAGCAATTAGTCATTAGGAAAGTTAAAAAAGGCGGATTTCATGAGTATATGAAATCTATTGGTAAATTTGGGGGACAAAATAAAATTCCGCAGTTATCCGATGACAGAAAAATTGCAGACGTTTTACAAAATTTTTTAGTCGATTAA
- a CDS encoding 6-carboxytetrahydropterin synthase, with translation MSIIRITKQFNFETGHALYGYDGKCKNVHGHSYKLSVTVSGEPIKDNTHVKFGMVIDFSDLKKIVNEEIVDVFDHATVFNQNTPHIELAKELQARDHHVILVDYQPTSEMMVIDFAEKIKDRLPNNIKLHSIKLQETDTSFAEWFASEN, from the coding sequence ATGAGTATTATTAGAATTACCAAGCAATTTAATTTTGAAACAGGCCATGCATTATATGGTTATGATGGCAAGTGCAAGAATGTTCATGGACATTCTTATAAACTTTCTGTAACTGTCTCTGGAGAGCCCATTAAAGACAATACCCATGTAAAGTTTGGGATGGTTATTGATTTCAGTGATTTAAAGAAAATCGTAAACGAGGAGATTGTAGACGTTTTTGATCATGCAACTGTTTTTAACCAAAATACGCCTCATATAGAATTGGCAAAAGAATTACAAGCCAGAGATCACCATGTTATTTTAGTCGATTACCAACCAACCAGTGAAATGATGGTGATTGATTTTGCTGAAAAAATAAAAGACAGGTTGCCAAATAACATCAAACTTCATTCAATAAAACTACAAGAAACCGATACAAGTTTTGCAGAATGGTTTGCAAGTGAAAACTAA
- the pth gene encoding aminoacyl-tRNA hydrolase, protein MRLRNFFYKLAGIKVETKEELMKKFLIVGLGNIGEAYHNTRHNVGFKIVDAVAEEYKVTFETEKLGDVASFRFKGRAFMLLKPSTFMNLSGKAVKYWMDKEKIAIENVLIITDDVHIDFGTIRVKSKGSAGGHNGLKDIQEKLNTQQYARFRFGVGGNYSKGRQVDFVLGEWNKEETSLLIERLPIAAKIVTSFGTAGLANTMNTFNGK, encoded by the coding sequence ATGAGATTAAGAAACTTCTTTTATAAATTAGCAGGTATAAAAGTTGAAACGAAAGAAGAATTGATGAAGAAATTTTTAATTGTTGGTTTAGGGAATATCGGTGAGGCCTACCATAATACACGTCATAATGTAGGTTTTAAAATTGTTGATGCAGTTGCTGAGGAATATAAAGTAACTTTTGAAACAGAGAAGTTAGGAGATGTGGCTAGTTTTCGTTTTAAAGGAAGAGCTTTTATGCTTTTAAAGCCAAGTACTTTTATGAATTTAAGTGGCAAAGCAGTAAAATATTGGATGGATAAAGAGAAAATAGCTATCGAAAATGTGTTAATTATTACAGATGATGTTCATATTGATTTTGGAACAATTCGCGTAAAATCAAAAGGTTCTGCTGGAGGACATAATGGGTTAAAAGATATTCAAGAGAAATTAAATACCCAACAATATGCACGTTTTAGATTTGGAGTAGGAGGTAACTATAGCAAAGGAAGACAAGTAGATTTTGTGCTTGGTGAATGGAATAAAGAAGAAACTAGCCTGTTAATTGAACGTTTGCCAATAGCGGCTAAAATAGTAACCTCTTTTGGGACAGCAGGTTTAGCAAATACCATGAATACTTTTAATGGTAAATAA
- a CDS encoding 50S ribosomal protein L25/general stress protein Ctc — MKSITITGSKRESVGKVATKALRNAGMVPCVIYGGDKPVHFSAEEKAFKKLVYTPDVFTASINVDGQKIAAVLQDIQFHPVTDRILHVDFYQLFDDKEITMNIPVKLTGTSPGVLNGGSLRFTNRKLKVKALPANLPDFVSADISGLKIGSKLVISSLVTDGYAFMHPENTVVVQVRTSRNATAEDEVEEEATEAAAE, encoded by the coding sequence ATGAAATCAATTACAATTACAGGATCAAAAAGAGAAAGCGTAGGTAAAGTAGCAACAAAAGCCTTACGTAATGCTGGTATGGTTCCTTGCGTTATATACGGAGGAGATAAGCCAGTGCATTTTTCGGCAGAAGAAAAAGCATTTAAAAAGTTGGTGTATACTCCAGATGTTTTTACTGCAAGTATTAATGTTGATGGACAAAAAATCGCTGCAGTTTTGCAGGATATTCAATTTCACCCAGTAACAGACAGAATTTTACATGTAGATTTTTATCAGTTATTTGATGATAAAGAAATTACGATGAATATTCCTGTTAAATTAACAGGTACTTCTCCTGGAGTGCTAAATGGAGGGTCTTTACGTTTTACAAACCGTAAATTAAAAGTAAAAGCATTACCCGCTAATTTACCAGATTTTGTATCTGCTGATATTTCAGGTTTAAAAATTGGTAGTAAACTAGTGATTTCATCATTAGTGACTGACGGTTATGCATTTATGCATCCAGAAAACACTGTTGTAGTTCAGGTAAGAACTTCTCGTAATGCAACTGCGGAAGATGAAGTGGAAGAAGAAGCTACAGAAGCAGCAGCAGAATAA
- a CDS encoding ribose-phosphate pyrophosphokinase, giving the protein MPTNQLAPKLFACSQSTELAIKIAKEYGAELGNVITTHFSDGEFQPAFEESVRGRRVFLIGSTFPTADNLMEMLLMIDAAKRASARHITAVIPYFGWARQDRKDKPRVAIGAKLVANLLQVSGATRIMTMDLHADQIQGFFEKPVDHLYASTIFMPYINSLKLENLTIASPDMGGSKRAYAYSKHLHSDVVICYKQRKKANVISHMELIGDVKGKNVILVDDMIDTGGTLAHAANLMKDRGALSVRAICTHPILSGDAYEKIENSALTELIVSDTIPLKKVTSKIKVVSCAPLFADVMRKVQDNTSISGQFLM; this is encoded by the coding sequence ATGCCTACAAATCAACTTGCCCCAAAACTCTTTGCTTGTTCTCAGAGTACCGAATTAGCTATAAAAATAGCTAAAGAGTACGGTGCCGAATTAGGAAACGTAATCACAACTCATTTTAGCGATGGCGAATTTCAACCTGCTTTCGAAGAATCCGTAAGAGGAAGAAGAGTTTTTTTAATAGGTTCTACATTTCCTACAGCAGACAATTTAATGGAAATGTTATTAATGATTGATGCTGCAAAAAGGGCATCCGCAAGACACATCACCGCTGTGATACCATATTTTGGCTGGGCAAGACAAGACAGAAAAGACAAACCTAGAGTTGCCATTGGTGCAAAATTAGTCGCTAACTTATTGCAAGTTTCAGGGGCAACAAGAATTATGACCATGGATTTACATGCAGATCAAATTCAAGGGTTTTTTGAAAAACCAGTAGATCATTTGTATGCTTCTACTATTTTTATGCCTTATATAAACAGTTTAAAATTGGAAAACCTCACTATTGCCTCTCCAGATATGGGGGGTTCTAAAAGAGCGTACGCCTATTCAAAACACTTACACTCTGATGTAGTAATCTGCTATAAACAAAGAAAGAAAGCAAATGTAATTTCTCATATGGAATTAATTGGTGATGTAAAAGGGAAGAATGTTATCTTGGTTGATGACATGATCGATACAGGTGGCACTTTAGCGCATGCTGCTAATTTAATGAAAGATAGAGGCGCTCTGAGTGTTCGTGCAATTTGTACACATCCAATTTTATCGGGTGACGCTTATGAGAAAATAGAAAATTCTGCATTAACAGAATTGATTGTTTCTGATACTATTCCATTAAAGAAAGTAACTTCTAAAATAAAAGTGGTATCTTGCGCGCCATTATTTGCGGATGTTATGCGTAAAGTGCAGGACAATACCTCAATAAGTGGACAATTTTTAATGTAA